A region of Eschrichtius robustus isolate mEscRob2 chromosome 19, mEscRob2.pri, whole genome shotgun sequence DNA encodes the following proteins:
- the LOC137753615 gene encoding zinc finger protein 814-like isoform X2, with protein sequence MRTPRAGSSPEKAQPCKMCIPVLRDILHLAEEQGTNREQKAYTCGACGKQFYFTANLQEHQKQHIREKPFSCDMGRPAFLKSCTIHVTGNLSTYMEIGNNYVANMELQPQATNTRKKLNKSKECEAVFHSGKGHHSWGEGKKASSHTEVLIQDEGVLTTEGFCEFRECGKAFTQRTNLIQHEQVHTGERPYECSHCGKFFSHKSHFLTHQRVNCGGTLYDCSECGKSFSLRKYLRAHRKIHSGEKPYECKECAKSFIQKWNLIEHQRVHTGEKPYRCTQCGKYFARKSNFLAHQRVHTGEKPYECNECGKSLTTSSGLYYHLRVHTGERPYECSECGKSFTTWSILCNHQRIHSGERPFECSECGKFFSRNEQLSAHMNVHTGEKPYECNKCGKSFTSRSNLCNHWRVHSGVRPFECSECGKFFSQKAHLNAHKKFHTGEQVYECNKCEKSLTPRLNLKCHQRVHTRERPYECSECGKSFVARSGLRYHQRVHNGERPYDCSECGKSFTARSSLRDHQRIHTGERPYKCSECGKCFTGSSSLLRHQRVHSGERPYECSECGQSFTSRSSLYDHHRVHTGERPYGCTECGKAFKQRQLLRIHRKIHAGEKPFECKECGKSFTQRCHLIKHHRVHTKERAL encoded by the coding sequence ATGAGGACCCCCAGGGCAGGTTCGTCTCCTGAGAAGGCCCAGCCATGTAAGATGTGCATCCCAGTTTTGAGAGACATTTTGCACTTGGCTGAAGAGCAAGGAACAAATAGGGAGCAGAAAGCATACACATGTGGGGCATGTGGGAAACAGTTCTATTTCACTGCAAACCTTCAAGAGCACCAGAAGCAGCACATTCGAGAGAAACCCTTCAGCTGTGATATGGGGAGACCTGCATTTTTGAAAAGCTGCACAATCCATGTAACAGGGAATCTCTCTACCTACATGGAGATTGGGAACAACTACGTGGCCAACATGGAACTTCAGCCACAGGCCACTAATACCAGGAAGAAACTGAACAAGAGTAAGGAGTGTGaagctgtttttcacagtggaaaAGGTCATCACAGCTGGGGAGAAGGCAAGAAAGCTTCCAGCCACACAGAAGTACTTATTCAGGATGAGGGAGTCCTCACTACTGAAGGGTTTTGTGAGTTCagagaatgtgggaaagccttcaccCAAAGAACTAACCTTATTCAGCATGAGCaagttcacactggagaaaggccttatgaatgcagccattgtggaaaatttTTTAGCCACAAATCCCATTTCCTTACACATCAGAGAGTTAACTGTGGAGGAACGCTCTATgactgcagtgaatgtgggaaatcctttAGCCTAAGGAAGTACCTCAGAGCACATAGGAAAATCCACAGTGGAGAAAAGCCTTATGAATGCAAGGAATGTGCTAAATCTTTCATCCAAAAGTGGAACTTAATTGAACATCAgagagttcacactggagaaaaaccTTATCGATGCACCcaatgtggaaaatattttgcCCGCAAATCCAATTTCCTTGCACATCAgagagttcacactggagaaaagccTTACGAGTgcaatgaatgtgggaaatctctAACTACTAGCTCTGGCCTCTATTATCATCTgagagttcacactggagaaaggccttatgagtgcagtgaatgtgggaaatctttcACTACTTGGTCGATCCTTTGTaatcatcagagaattcacagtGGAGAAAGACCTTttgagtgcagtgaatgtgggaaattctTTAGCCGAAATGAACAACTCAGTGCCCATATGAATgttcacactggagaaaagccTTATGAGTGCAATaaatgtgggaaatcttttacGAGTAGGTCGAACCTTTGCAATCATTGGAGAGTTCACAGTGGAGTGAGGCCTTtcgagtgcagtgaatgtgggaaattctTTAGCCAAAAGGCACACCTCAATGCCCATAAGAAATTTCACACTGGAGAACAGGTTTATGAGTGCAATAAATGTGAGAAATCTTTAACTCCTAGGCTGAACCTCAAGTGTCATCAGAGAGTTCATACtagagaaaggccttatgagtgcagtgaatgtgggaaatcttttGTTGCTAGGAGTGGCCTCCGGTATCATCAGAGAGTTCACaatggagaaaggccttatgactgcagtgaatgtgggaaatcttttacTGCTAGGTCGAGCCTTCGTgatcatcagagaattcacactggagaaaggccttataagtgcagtgaatgtgggaaatgtTTTACTGGTAGCTCTAGCCTTCTTCGTCATCAGAGAGTTCACagtggagaaaggccttatgaatgcagtgaatgtgggcAGTCTTTTACTAGTCGATCCTCTCTCTATGATCATCACAGAGtccacactggagaaaggccttatgggtgcactgaatgtgggaaagcctttaagCAAAGACAGCTCCTCCGCATCCATAGGAAAATCCACGCTGGAGAAAAGCCTTTTGAGTGCAAGGAATGTGGTAAATCTTTCACCCAAAGGTGCCACTTGATTAAACATCATAGAGTTCACACTAAAGAAAGGGCCTTATGA
- the LOC137753615 gene encoding zinc finger protein 211-like isoform X1, whose amino-acid sequence MAAPALTDPPQGSVTFEDVAVYFSWEEWCLLDEVQIHLYLDVMLENFAVVCMLGSFPAVEDEETPSEDSVSAEGVSQMRTPRAGSSPEKAQPCKMCIPVLRDILHLAEEQGTNREQKAYTCGACGKQFYFTANLQEHQKQHIREKPFSCDMGRPAFLKSCTIHVTGNLSTYMEIGNNYVANMELQPQATNTRKKLNKSKECEAVFHSGKGHHSWGEGKKASSHTEVLIQDEGVLTTEGFCEFRECGKAFTQRTNLIQHEQVHTGERPYECSHCGKFFSHKSHFLTHQRVNCGGTLYDCSECGKSFSLRKYLRAHRKIHSGEKPYECKECAKSFIQKWNLIEHQRVHTGEKPYRCTQCGKYFARKSNFLAHQRVHTGEKPYECNECGKSLTTSSGLYYHLRVHTGERPYECSECGKSFTTWSILCNHQRIHSGERPFECSECGKFFSRNEQLSAHMNVHTGEKPYECNKCGKSFTSRSNLCNHWRVHSGVRPFECSECGKFFSQKAHLNAHKKFHTGEQVYECNKCEKSLTPRLNLKCHQRVHTRERPYECSECGKSFVARSGLRYHQRVHNGERPYDCSECGKSFTARSSLRDHQRIHTGERPYKCSECGKCFTGSSSLLRHQRVHSGERPYECSECGQSFTSRSSLYDHHRVHTGERPYGCTECGKAFKQRQLLRIHRKIHAGEKPFECKECGKSFTQRCHLIKHHRVHTKERAL is encoded by the exons ATGGCGGCGCCTGCGCTGACGGACCCACCTCAG GGCAGTGTGACCTTTGAGGATGTGGCCGTATACTTCTCCTGGGAGGAATGGTGTCTTCTTGATGAGGTTCAGATACACCTGTACCTTGATGTCATGCTGGAGAACTTTGCAGTTGTATGCATGCTGG gttcttttcctgcAGTTGAGGATGAAGAGACACCTTCTGAAGACAGCGTATCTGCAGAAGGAGTGTCACAGATGAGGACCCCCAGGGCAGGTTCGTCTCCTGAGAAGGCCCAGCCATGTAAGATGTGCATCCCAGTTTTGAGAGACATTTTGCACTTGGCTGAAGAGCAAGGAACAAATAGGGAGCAGAAAGCATACACATGTGGGGCATGTGGGAAACAGTTCTATTTCACTGCAAACCTTCAAGAGCACCAGAAGCAGCACATTCGAGAGAAACCCTTCAGCTGTGATATGGGGAGACCTGCATTTTTGAAAAGCTGCACAATCCATGTAACAGGGAATCTCTCTACCTACATGGAGATTGGGAACAACTACGTGGCCAACATGGAACTTCAGCCACAGGCCACTAATACCAGGAAGAAACTGAACAAGAGTAAGGAGTGTGaagctgtttttcacagtggaaaAGGTCATCACAGCTGGGGAGAAGGCAAGAAAGCTTCCAGCCACACAGAAGTACTTATTCAGGATGAGGGAGTCCTCACTACTGAAGGGTTTTGTGAGTTCagagaatgtgggaaagccttcaccCAAAGAACTAACCTTATTCAGCATGAGCaagttcacactggagaaaggccttatgaatgcagccattgtggaaaatttTTTAGCCACAAATCCCATTTCCTTACACATCAGAGAGTTAACTGTGGAGGAACGCTCTATgactgcagtgaatgtgggaaatcctttAGCCTAAGGAAGTACCTCAGAGCACATAGGAAAATCCACAGTGGAGAAAAGCCTTATGAATGCAAGGAATGTGCTAAATCTTTCATCCAAAAGTGGAACTTAATTGAACATCAgagagttcacactggagaaaaaccTTATCGATGCACCcaatgtggaaaatattttgcCCGCAAATCCAATTTCCTTGCACATCAgagagttcacactggagaaaagccTTACGAGTgcaatgaatgtgggaaatctctAACTACTAGCTCTGGCCTCTATTATCATCTgagagttcacactggagaaaggccttatgagtgcagtgaatgtgggaaatctttcACTACTTGGTCGATCCTTTGTaatcatcagagaattcacagtGGAGAAAGACCTTttgagtgcagtgaatgtgggaaattctTTAGCCGAAATGAACAACTCAGTGCCCATATGAATgttcacactggagaaaagccTTATGAGTGCAATaaatgtgggaaatcttttacGAGTAGGTCGAACCTTTGCAATCATTGGAGAGTTCACAGTGGAGTGAGGCCTTtcgagtgcagtgaatgtgggaaattctTTAGCCAAAAGGCACACCTCAATGCCCATAAGAAATTTCACACTGGAGAACAGGTTTATGAGTGCAATAAATGTGAGAAATCTTTAACTCCTAGGCTGAACCTCAAGTGTCATCAGAGAGTTCATACtagagaaaggccttatgagtgcagtgaatgtgggaaatcttttGTTGCTAGGAGTGGCCTCCGGTATCATCAGAGAGTTCACaatggagaaaggccttatgactgcagtgaatgtgggaaatcttttacTGCTAGGTCGAGCCTTCGTgatcatcagagaattcacactggagaaaggccttataagtgcagtgaatgtgggaaatgtTTTACTGGTAGCTCTAGCCTTCTTCGTCATCAGAGAGTTCACagtggagaaaggccttatgaatgcagtgaatgtgggcAGTCTTTTACTAGTCGATCCTCTCTCTATGATCATCACAGAGtccacactggagaaaggccttatgggtgcactgaatgtgggaaagcctttaagCAAAGACAGCTCCTCCGCATCCATAGGAAAATCCACGCTGGAGAAAAGCCTTTTGAGTGCAAGGAATGTGGTAAATCTTTCACCCAAAGGTGCCACTTGATTAAACATCATAGAGTTCACACTAAAGAAAGGGCCTTATGA